Proteins encoded by one window of Bacteroidia bacterium:
- the paaC gene encoding 1,2-phenylacetyl-CoA epoxidase subunit PaaC, which translates to MNKNLFEYTLRLGDTSLILSQRLGEWCGHGPVLEEDIALTNIALDLLGQAKAFLAYAGEIEGKGRSEDSLAFHRDANQFRNMLLTEQPNVDFGCTIVRQLFVSAWQHYLYSELTQSTDKNISALAVKSLKEVNYHLRYASDWTMRLGDGTEESHQRMQNAVNELWNFTGDLFEIDQIDEELLKLGIAADMKKVEENWNKHIRLVLSDATLSVSEINNFMRTGSRKGIHTEHLGFILAEMQFLPRAYPDAQW; encoded by the coding sequence ATGAATAAAAATTTATTTGAATACACATTGCGGTTAGGAGATACAAGTCTCATTTTAAGTCAGCGATTGGGTGAGTGGTGCGGGCATGGTCCGGTGCTTGAAGAAGATATTGCACTTACTAATATTGCACTCGATTTGCTAGGGCAGGCAAAAGCTTTTTTAGCCTATGCTGGCGAAATTGAAGGAAAAGGTAGGAGTGAAGATAGTCTGGCTTTTCATAGAGATGCCAACCAATTCAGAAATATGTTGCTGACTGAACAACCAAATGTTGATTTTGGATGTACCATTGTCCGACAACTTTTTGTAAGCGCATGGCAGCATTATCTGTATTCTGAACTCACACAATCTACTGATAAAAACATCAGTGCTCTTGCAGTTAAATCATTGAAAGAAGTTAATTATCATTTACGTTATGCATCAGATTGGACAATGCGTTTGGGAGATGGTACAGAAGAAAGTCATCAACGAATGCAAAATGCAGTCAACGAGCTTTGGAATTTTACAGGTGATCTTTTTGAGATTGATCAAATTGATGAGGAGTTGTTGAAACTTGGAATTGCTGCTGACATGAAAAAGGTTGAAGAAAACTGGAATAAACATATCAGGCTGGTGCTTAGTGATGCTACTCTGTCAGTTTCAGAGATTAATAATTTTATGCGAACCGGAAGCCGAAAAGGAATACATACCGAGCATCTTGGATTTATTCTTGCAGAGATGCAATTTTTACCTCGCGCATATCCTGATGCCCAATGGTGA
- the paaB gene encoding 1,2-phenylacetyl-CoA epoxidase subunit PaaB, whose amino-acid sequence MSDTQWQLWEVFTQKKTGMSFEHAGSVRAADKEMALLNARDVYSRRGEATCIWVVPSECISSSSPEDVASFFEPSDDKIYRHPNFYKTPDGIKQV is encoded by the coding sequence ATGTCCGATACACAGTGGCAATTATGGGAGGTGTTCACCCAAAAAAAAACCGGGATGTCTTTTGAGCATGCAGGAAGTGTTAGAGCAGCAGATAAAGAAATGGCTTTGCTTAACGCACGCGATGTTTACAGCAGACGTGGAGAAGCAACCTGCATCTGGGTAGTACCTTCTGAATGTATCTCATCTTCTTCGCCCGAAGATGTTGCATCCTTTTTTGAACCTTCAGACGATAAAATTTATCGTCATCCTAACTTTTATAAAACGCCTGACGGCATTAAGCAGGTTTAA
- the paaA gene encoding 1,2-phenylacetyl-CoA epoxidase subunit PaaA, with protein MEVNIEQLEKDFQAKIDGGLSIEPKDWMPERYRHQLIRMMSQHAHSEVVGMLPEGNWITRAPSLMRKMVLLAKVQDEAGHGLYIYSATETLGISRDDMINQLLMGKAKYSSIFNYPTLNWADMGAIGWLVDGAAIVNQTALAKCSYGPYARAMLRICKEENFHQKQGYQILAEMMQGTEAQKQMAQDAVNRFWWPSLMMFGPSDKNSPNSDELMRWKVKLYSNDDLRQRFIDRTVPQAEAIGIKIPDEKLKWNEKTRHYEWGEINWDEFYAVIGGNGPCNRLRMKQRTDAHKNGQWVREAAVTFAEKRKKSKAA; from the coding sequence ATGGAGGTGAATATAGAACAATTGGAAAAAGATTTCCAGGCAAAGATTGATGGAGGTTTAAGCATAGAACCTAAAGATTGGATGCCTGAAAGGTATAGGCATCAACTCATAAGAATGATGTCGCAGCATGCTCATAGTGAGGTGGTTGGAATGTTGCCTGAAGGTAACTGGATAACTCGAGCTCCTTCGTTAATGCGCAAGATGGTTTTGTTAGCCAAAGTGCAGGACGAAGCCGGGCATGGATTATATATCTATAGTGCAACAGAAACCTTAGGCATTAGTCGTGATGATATGATTAATCAGTTGCTGATGGGTAAAGCAAAATATTCAAGTATTTTTAATTACCCCACATTAAATTGGGCTGATATGGGAGCAATAGGTTGGCTTGTGGACGGAGCCGCAATTGTAAACCAAACAGCATTAGCAAAATGTTCTTATGGTCCCTATGCAAGAGCGATGCTGCGTATCTGTAAAGAAGAAAATTTTCATCAGAAACAAGGATATCAGATTTTAGCAGAAATGATGCAGGGAACAGAAGCACAAAAGCAAATGGCACAGGACGCTGTGAACAGGTTTTGGTGGCCATCACTAATGATGTTTGGTCCAAGTGATAAAAATTCTCCTAATTCTGATGAACTCATGCGTTGGAAAGTTAAACTGTACAGCAATGACGATTTACGTCAGCGTTTTATAGACAGAACTGTGCCACAGGCAGAAGCCATAGGCATCAAAATTCCGGATGAGAAGTTGAAATGGAATGAAAAAACCCGCCATTATGAATGGGGTGAAATCAACTGGGATGAGTTTTATGCTGTTATTGGTGGCAATGGTCCATGCAACCGACTAAGAATGAAGCAGCGTACCGATGCACATAAAAATGGTCAATGGGTTCGCGAAGCAGCTGTTACATTTGCAGAAAAACGAAAAAAGAGTAAGGCGGCATAA